In the genome of Bacteroidota bacterium, one region contains:
- a CDS encoding NAD(P)H-dependent oxidoreductase, producing the protein MESQKKVLLINTHLTYPNWTEGTLNNSFIQKAKDFFETKDFEILETKIEDGYNPDEEVEKHLQTDIVILQMPVNWFGAPWIYKKYVDEVFNNGLFSKSFLTGDGRTNDNSTKQYGTGGLLHGKKFMICATWNAPAEAFDNPVQQLMQGKSTADLFLNITSNYRFCGYEIIKDYNCFDIFRKKPTPEDFENYAKHLASVFNLENITITAANLG; encoded by the coding sequence ATGGAATCTCAGAAAAAAGTATTGCTTATAAATACACACTTAACCTATCCCAACTGGACAGAAGGGACTTTAAACAATTCATTTATACAAAAAGCAAAAGACTTCTTTGAAACAAAAGATTTTGAAATTTTAGAAACAAAAATTGAAGATGGCTACAATCCAGACGAAGAAGTTGAAAAACACTTGCAGACAGATATTGTAATTTTACAAATGCCTGTAAACTGGTTTGGTGCACCTTGGATTTACAAAAAGTATGTTGATGAGGTTTTTAACAATGGACTTTTTAGTAAATCATTCTTGACCGGTGACGGCAGAACCAATGACAACTCAACAAAACAATACGGAACTGGTGGACTTTTACACGGTAAAAAGTTTATGATTTGTGCCACTTGGAACGCCCCAGCAGAAGCGTTTGACAATCCTGTTCAACAGTTAATGCAAGGAAAAAGTACAGCAGACCTTTTTCTAAACATTACAAGCAACTACAGATTTTGCGGATATGAAATTATTAAAGACTATAACTGCTTTGACATTTTCAGAAAGAAACCAACACCCGAAGATTTTGAAAACTATGCAAAGCATTTAGCAAGTGTTTTCAATTTAGAGAACATAACGATAACAGCAGCTAACCTTGGTTAA
- a CDS encoding T9SS type A sorting domain-containing protein, whose product MKHLNKTNPWLSRISQTWAFSLKATTLLLLMFCITTSKAQTNPCGCTPTSTVYSYTYNDPINCPNGYIDVEFTMVQCGSSIGILFNQAVGYNPLAAYPNNFYPCNFQADYKVAQDKILSMYGAGNNITFTYSAACNAVVEMNYGNITCYTFPLEGPQTGQAIPYNLGIVNQTVECTGVSCCTTEWIFNATTNQYHQAPNYPVVNCTNSSPVLLATYKMQCLDRNGVQQNVKGTPGRVIAPCYSFCDPVSAAVMLKTNINDKFQPIPEQTNITLAPIPATSAVTFSDTKNINKITVYDVEGKKVLEQNTFEGNSIDISQLKAGVHFVHVFFNNASLRTIKIIKE is encoded by the coding sequence ATGAAACACCTAAACAAAACAAACCCTTGGCTAAGTCGTATTAGCCAAACATGGGCTTTTAGTTTAAAAGCCACTACACTACTTTTACTTATGTTTTGCATTACTACCAGTAAAGCCCAAACTAACCCCTGCGGTTGCACCCCTACCAGTACCGTTTATAGTTATACATACAATGACCCAATAAATTGCCCAAATGGTTATATTGATGTGGAATTTACGATGGTACAATGTGGCAGCAGCATAGGCATTTTGTTTAACCAAGCGGTAGGTTATAACCCCCTTGCTGCTTATCCTAACAATTTTTATCCTTGTAATTTTCAAGCTGATTACAAAGTTGCCCAAGATAAAATTCTAAGCATGTATGGTGCAGGCAATAATATTACATTTACTTATTCGGCTGCTTGCAATGCCGTAGTTGAAATGAATTATGGCAATATAACTTGTTACACCTTTCCGCTAGAGGGGCCTCAAACGGGCCAAGCTATACCTTATAACTTAGGTATAGTTAACCAAACGGTAGAGTGTACGGGGGTATCGTGCTGCACCACCGAGTGGATTTTTAACGCAACAACCAACCAGTACCACCAAGCCCCTAATTACCCCGTGGTTAATTGTACCAACTCAAGCCCTGTATTACTTGCTACTTACAAAATGCAGTGTTTAGATAGAAACGGAGTACAACAAAATGTAAAGGGTACGCCAGGAAGAGTTATAGCCCCTTGTTATTCGTTTTGCGACCCAGTGAGTGCTGCGGTTATGTTAAAAACAAACATAAACGATAAGTTTCAACCTATACCAGAGCAAACCAATATAACACTTGCACCTATTCCTGCTACCAGTGCCGTTACTTTTTCAGATACTAAAAACATCAACAAAATTACTGTTTACGATGTAGAGGGTAAAAAAGTATTGGAGCAAAATACCTTTGAGGGCAATAGTATTGATATAAGCCAATTAAAAGCAGGCGTACATTTTGTACATGTATTTTTTAACAATGCCTCGCTGCGTACCATTAAAATCATAAAAGAGTAA
- a CDS encoding VOC family protein — translation MATINPHINFNGNAEEAFTFYKSAFGGAFTNVVRFKDLASTEHPISKEEENKIMHIALPIGNCMLMGNDVPEFMGRTNENENRSKIVIAAESKEEADKLFNGLSAGGQIEMPLDESPWGSYFGMFRDKYGVEWMVDFTEKK, via the coding sequence ATGGCAACTATTAATCCTCACATTAACTTCAACGGAAATGCAGAAGAAGCATTTACTTTTTACAAATCAGCATTTGGCGGAGCGTTTACAAACGTTGTTCGTTTCAAAGATCTTGCAAGCACTGAACATCCCATCTCGAAAGAAGAAGAAAATAAAATTATGCATATTGCTTTGCCTATTGGTAATTGTATGCTGATGGGAAATGATGTTCCGGAATTTATGGGACGAACAAATGAAAATGAGAACAGAAGTAAAATTGTAATAGCTGCAGAAAGTAAAGAAGAAGCAGATAAATTATTTAACGGACTTTCGGCAGGCGGGCAAATCGAAATGCCTCTTGATGAAAGTCCATGGGGTTCCTATTTCGGTATGTTCAGAGACAAATATGGTGTTGAATGGATGGTAGACTTTACCGAAAAAAAATAA
- a CDS encoding aldo/keto reductase: protein MENNQSQKEGGSSRRNFIQQSAVAGLGLLFTPNLSASNNLSDHKPNKVKVGDMGTRNLGKLKVSALGAGCMSISANYGAAADKNEGIKTIRKAYEKGITFFDTAEVYGPYTNEQLVGEALAPFRNKVSIATKFGFDIGGPQIALNSKPEHIKKVVEESLKRLKTDHIDLYYQHRVDPNVPIEDVAGAVKDLIGAGKVLHFGLSEASVKTIRRAHTVQPVSAIQTEYSFMERSVEKNGVLAICEELGIGFVPWGPIGMGYLTGKLNAQTKFDDKLDLRSTFDRFTPENLAANMPIVNLLNRFASKINATASQVALAWLMAQKTFIVPIAGTRNIPHLNENSGAIDIQLTTVELQELETEFSKLKVYGGRMNAMQMTFCE from the coding sequence ATGGAAAATAATCAATCTCAAAAAGAAGGTGGAAGTTCAAGACGAAACTTTATTCAACAATCTGCGGTTGCAGGACTGGGTTTACTATTTACCCCTAATTTGTCTGCATCTAATAATTTATCCGACCATAAACCGAATAAGGTAAAAGTAGGCGATATGGGTACGAGAAATTTGGGGAAATTAAAAGTGTCTGCATTAGGGGCAGGTTGTATGAGCATTAGTGCCAATTATGGTGCAGCAGCAGATAAAAATGAAGGTATAAAAACTATTCGTAAAGCTTATGAAAAAGGCATTACATTTTTTGACACTGCCGAAGTGTATGGTCCGTATACAAACGAGCAATTGGTAGGAGAAGCATTAGCACCATTTAGAAACAAAGTATCAATTGCAACAAAGTTCGGTTTTGATATTGGTGGACCGCAGATTGCTTTAAATAGCAAACCCGAGCATATCAAAAAGGTCGTTGAAGAATCGTTAAAACGACTGAAAACCGACCACATAGACCTTTATTATCAACACCGTGTTGATCCGAATGTGCCAATAGAAGATGTTGCTGGTGCGGTAAAGGATTTGATTGGAGCAGGTAAGGTGTTACATTTTGGTTTGTCGGAAGCAAGTGTAAAAACTATTCGTAGAGCCCATACTGTGCAGCCTGTTTCAGCTATTCAAACCGAATATTCTTTTATGGAAAGAAGTGTTGAGAAAAATGGTGTATTGGCAATTTGTGAAGAGTTGGGAATTGGATTCGTTCCGTGGGGACCGATTGGTATGGGTTATTTAACGGGTAAGCTTAATGCTCAAACTAAGTTTGATGATAAATTAGACCTACGTTCAACTTTTGACCGTTTCACTCCAGAAAATTTAGCGGCAAACATGCCTATCGTAAATTTGTTAAACCGCTTTGCCTCTAAAATAAATGCAACCGCTTCTCAAGTTGCTTTGGCTTGGCTGATGGCACAAAAAACTTTTATTGTACCCATTGCAGGTACAAGAAATATTCCTCATTTAAATGAAAATTCAGGAGCAATTGATATTCAATTGACCACTGTCGAGTTGCAAGAATTAGAGACTGAATTTTCAAAGCTAAAAGTATATGGGGGCAGAATGAACGCAATGCAAATGACATTTTGCGAATAA
- a CDS encoding DUF262 domain-containing HNH endonuclease family protein yields the protein MNNQTETALENKVAENIQQLFKSSDYVRIPAYQRAYSWGDKQCSQFLDDLLEQKGKKYYLGQFLFEKDGNTLFIIDGQQRLTTIILFLSAIAKIKIIKGENIDSIREIYLTDVFKTIDEDQVIFKKVTQKHLVSAIDDTETISQKRIIKAFNFFETELSKLATENLNLIQQTLENAVISTFYITNKVEATQVFEYQNNRGKELSRFEIIKAYLMHQIYIQSTNNNQANNDIAEIQSNISISYRYIEAVEGYFSENELLDNYCNLFFNIDGNIEAIKKKLNKEENKTKWIKLFFENFVVLTHSAKSIVSNKNQSDITNLFFVGNEANWKLVLLTLFYKGEVKGDTFKKILKLLEVLCFKLKLGDYRTDYLPDYSKQYFNPDVNYNINNLYQDIKKATKTGFKWYWNDGDRFKNVITNYFDNEKWHYNRNTIKFVLWQYENSIRTDKGSGALLDKDRYNSYTIEHIKPQNPTDEKYSEEFKKNFLQLAGNLALLTQTQNSRFGNKSFDKKSELFQDTALSSYTEIREKTQWTETEIIERHKRISDFARQYFDTTNL from the coding sequence ATGAATAATCAAACAGAAACGGCACTTGAAAATAAAGTTGCTGAAAATATTCAACAACTTTTCAAAAGTTCAGACTACGTTAGAATACCAGCCTATCAGCGTGCTTACAGTTGGGGTGACAAACAATGCTCTCAATTCCTTGACGACCTTTTAGAACAAAAAGGAAAGAAATATTATTTGGGACAATTCCTTTTTGAAAAGGACGGAAACACTCTTTTTATAATTGATGGACAACAAAGACTTACAACAATAATTTTGTTTCTTTCTGCAATAGCCAAAATCAAAATTATAAAAGGCGAAAATATTGACAGCATCAGAGAAATCTATTTGACAGACGTTTTCAAAACTATTGATGAAGACCAAGTAATTTTCAAAAAAGTTACTCAAAAACATTTGGTATCAGCCATTGACGACACCGAAACAATTTCACAAAAAAGAATAATTAAAGCCTTTAACTTCTTTGAAACAGAATTGAGTAAACTAGCGACAGAGAACTTAAACTTAATTCAGCAGACTTTAGAAAATGCAGTAATCAGCACATTTTATATTACTAACAAAGTTGAGGCGACACAGGTTTTTGAATATCAAAACAATCGTGGTAAAGAACTTTCAAGATTTGAAATTATCAAGGCATATTTAATGCACCAAATTTATATTCAAAGTACAAACAACAATCAAGCAAATAATGACATTGCAGAAATTCAAAGCAATATTTCCATATCATACCGATATATTGAAGCAGTTGAGGGCTACTTCTCAGAAAATGAACTTTTAGACAATTACTGTAATTTGTTTTTCAACATTGACGGTAACATTGAAGCGATAAAGAAAAAATTAAATAAAGAAGAAAATAAAACTAAATGGATAAAGTTGTTTTTTGAAAACTTTGTTGTTTTAACTCATAGTGCTAAAAGTATTGTGAGTAATAAAAATCAATCGGACATTACAAACCTTTTCTTTGTTGGCAACGAAGCGAATTGGAAACTGGTTTTGCTGACACTTTTCTACAAAGGAGAAGTAAAAGGCGACACGTTCAAAAAGATTTTGAAATTATTGGAAGTCCTTTGCTTCAAACTCAAACTAGGTGATTATCGCACAGACTATTTACCCGATTATTCAAAGCAATATTTCAATCCCGATGTTAATTACAACATTAACAATTTGTATCAAGATATTAAAAAGGCCACAAAAACAGGCTTTAAGTGGTATTGGAATGACGGAGATAGGTTTAAAAATGTAATCACAAACTATTTTGACAACGAAAAATGGCATTACAACCGCAATACAATCAAGTTTGTTTTATGGCAATATGAAAATAGTATAAGAACTGACAAGGGTTCGGGTGCATTATTGGATAAAGACCGTTACAATAGTTACACTATTGAACATATCAAACCGCAAAACCCGACAGACGAAAAATATAGCGAAGAGTTTAAAAAGAACTTTTTACAACTTGCTGGTAACTTGGCTTTATTGACACAGACTCAAAATAGTAGGTTTGGTAACAAATCATTTGACAAGAAAAGTGAACTATTTCAAGACACTGCTCTATCAAGTTACACCGAAATTAGAGAAAAAACTCAATGGACTGAAACTGAAATTATAGAAAGACACAAACGTATTTCTGACTTTGCTAGACAGTATTTTGACACTACCAACTTATAA
- a CDS encoding LytTR family DNA-binding domain-containing protein — protein MKKLSIAPTFLSPENYMIAKLPIAIDNHYVLQPLTRIIRLEADTYCTKIVTTDKTYVIAKNLGHYEKLLPEHSFLRVHNKHIVNLNFIHIINCKGHWCVELVDKTVLQVSDKKQQLLLQKLGIKNEPLAAKAQP, from the coding sequence ATGAAAAAACTAAGTATAGCCCCTACCTTTTTAAGCCCCGAAAATTATATGATAGCCAAACTACCCATAGCTATTGATAACCATTATGTACTACAACCCTTAACACGCATTATTAGGTTAGAGGCCGATACTTATTGTACTAAAATTGTTACCACAGACAAAACCTATGTGATAGCTAAAAATCTAGGACATTACGAAAAACTATTACCCGAACACTCCTTTTTAAGGGTGCATAACAAACACATAGTTAACCTTAACTTTATTCATATAATTAACTGCAAAGGACACTGGTGTGTGGAGTTGGTAGATAAAACAGTACTCCAAGTATCGGACAAAAAACAACAACTGCTACTACAAAAACTAGGCATAAAAAACGAACCGTTAGCTGCCAAAGCCCAACCATAA
- a CDS encoding helix-turn-helix domain-containing protein, with protein MILFKDFKTFNEYIGLPTPLYNDIDVGYYDPPNMLSKSDPITIDFYRVSFKINFVDKTTPNSKPVNAVFFSSPEMTGGWDIEPTYKGMYVQLSKKIIEENRFIFKNYLDYGLHEPLFLTDTEITEITTLFELMIKYYNKDRENFAVLLSYVNVLISLVESFYKRQFSTDPKQYNRIVTDFQQSLKDYYNQPVTQLPNVQYFADKLGLTPNYFGDIIKHFTHKSAIENIHEFVIKKAKELLEKNAEMNSTEVAYELGFEYPNYFSKFFKKQVNLTPKQYRLQAIKN; from the coding sequence ATGATATTGTTCAAAGACTTCAAAACATTCAATGAATATATAGGTCTACCAACACCTTTATATAACGATATTGACGTTGGTTACTACGACCCACCGAACATGCTTTCAAAATCGGACCCTATAACAATTGACTTTTACAGAGTTTCATTTAAAATCAATTTTGTTGACAAAACAACACCCAACTCAAAGCCTGTTAATGCTGTGTTTTTTAGCAGCCCTGAAATGACTGGAGGATGGGATATAGAACCTACTTACAAGGGAATGTATGTGCAACTGTCAAAAAAAATCATTGAAGAAAACAGGTTCATATTCAAGAATTATCTTGACTACGGACTGCATGAGCCCCTGTTTTTAACAGACACCGAAATTACAGAGATTACTACTCTTTTTGAATTAATGATAAAATATTACAATAAGGATAGGGAAAATTTTGCGGTGTTGCTCTCGTATGTTAATGTGTTGATTTCATTAGTAGAATCTTTTTATAAAAGACAATTTTCTACCGATCCCAAGCAATACAATCGAATTGTAACCGACTTTCAACAAAGTTTGAAAGATTATTACAACCAGCCTGTAACCCAGCTTCCTAATGTTCAGTATTTTGCAGATAAGTTGGGATTAACACCCAACTATTTTGGAGACATCATTAAACACTTTACACATAAATCTGCCATTGAAAACATCCACGAATTTGTGATTAAAAAAGCAAAGGAGTTGTTGGAAAAGAATGCGGAGATGAATAGTACCGAAGTGGCTTACGAATTAGGTTTTGAATATCCTAACTACTTCTCCAAATTCTTTAAAAAGCAGGTCAATCTCACACCTAAGCAATACAGATTGCAAGCAATCAAAAACTAA